In Calliopsis andreniformis isolate RMS-2024a chromosome 9, iyCalAndr_principal, whole genome shotgun sequence, the genomic window GCCCTGGAGCCACGGCCACGCGACTATCTACGGCTGTATATGTGTACTGTTTTAAGCTCGCAGTTTCAAACATTCGGGTTTGATTGATTATATTACACGCTTGTGCGCTCGTGTCCTCGTGTACTCGAGCTTCATAGCGTACACAATGCACGTGAAACGCTCGACGCATCACTGCCTGTGTTTCAGTTCATTTACAGGCTAGGTTCATTGTTATCGAATCACTCCGAACCTGGCATCGCGATCCTCCGACGAACGTTGATATTTTTTTGGGGGATCGAAGACGATACGAGAACGAAAAAGTTTTGGATTCTTAAGAAGAGGAAGTTAGGAGATTAAGAAGAGTGAAAAGTGGGTGTAAGGTGGACGAGGTAGTTTCAATTATTTATGGAATAATAAGTATTTGAGCCTTTGAATCTCACGAATATTCAGTGACTAGGCTTTAGTGTTAAATCGAGTTCGAGTGTGAAATTTATCTATTCGTCGATTTATCAACAGCAGATTTATTTAGTTTTCAATTTCAGGGGAATATTATTCTGGCATGCTTGAGCTTCAAACCCCTGGTATTTTTTAATAACCCTCAATGATGAATACTCTTGCTTTCAAAGAATCACGCTAGCAATCGACGCGCTGTATTCAATGGTGTgatgaaatattcaaaaatcggtCGCAATCCTGGCGACAATCATACGACAGAATTCGCCGTGGCCAGTGCACAATTCGTCTCATTTCACTTGGTGTATAGTCGCGATGGTATCTTTAATTCTCGCGTACTGCACAGAGGCAACGCCATGGGCACCGCGCAAATGCGTATCATCCATAATTTGCCACCCTCTGCCAACGCGTCCGCGGTTTCAATTTATTCTTTGCTTTGTTCTACCACATCCTCGTTCCTGCCGTATTTATTTGCATAGCGTCATTCGCGTAAGCATTATACGGCTCTACGTTAAAGCTCCTCCCGGGCTTGGCTGCGCTGAGCCTTTTCGTTTGCAACAGTAGAGAGCCAAATGCCGCGTTAGGTGGAAGGAGGGCCGATCGAGAATCGACGTTTTATGCGAGAAGCTCAGTGCTCCGCCAGTCACGATACCTTTAAGAGTTAATAAAAGTACTCGAAACGATAATCGCGCGGAGCACCAGCCACAAACACGTTTCGCAGCTTACGCGATGGCTGGGCTTCCCAGCTTGCCCAACGAAATTGTCTGATCAATAATTAAAAGAAACAGCCCCGACGCTATCGCGGCCGTTTCTACTTTTGCAGGGTTATTCGTGGCCGATTGATACTGATGTTTACTAGGGCCGTTTCGTTTGAAAGCCAAGGGGAAATGCTTGACTGGTGAATCGCATTTCTGCAAGCGCTGTTACTGGGCGATGGTAGTAAGGATTTGGTAATTATGCATAATGACTAAAACCCTGGAGACTGTAACAGTGAATATTTTAACAGTAAACTGAAGTTTTAGTTTCCAATTAATGGGGGAAATAGTTGCTAGATTGTTGGGAAAGTTAATGTATGTTCATTTGTCTTGTTGATCTCTTACTTAGAAGTTTCTTGAGAACTTCATTTTTCCTATGTTTTAcactatatttctattgtatcacTTCACTGCTTTAAAAGAGTATCTGTTATACTATTTTATGTTTATAAGTAATGAAATGTTTTCATGTTTAGCTTTTTGTTACATGGTTTGTTATCACTCGATAAGAATACATTTTTTGTACAAATAAATTTCTCcctatttcaataaaaaaaatgttaaatttattgaaatttcaCTTCCTAGCACTAGGTGCGCTGTAATCTGTTTCTGAAATCTGTCGGTAATGTTGTAAACGTTGTAATCGGTATACGGTAAACTTATTTTGTGATTTTATCATCGACGAAGCACAGACGGTACATTTTCTACTTTTGTATGTTGAAATGTTTCTAGtatcatttaattttaattcctaCCACTCGGAGCGCTATCATCCGATTCCTGAATCGGTAACGTCGGACGTGACACAGGAATTGGAAAAAGATGTGCGAGTCCTCTTTAGGCGGAACACAGGAATACACTCAGTGATCTATTACATACTTTATCAATGGTATGAACTAGTGTAAACACAGGACAACAACAGTGATATTATGACAATTCATAATTTGTACATATTTTCCAAAAATGGGACACTATTGTACTACGCTGAGTGGAATAGGTTGAATAAATCTGGGATCACAAAAGAAGAGGTAATTATAATTAGAAAGAAACTTAGGATAATGTTATATAGTATTTATACTTTTTAACCTCTTCAACAACAATGTTTTATCAGATATCTCTTAAAGAATGATTAGTCATTAAAAATTAGTTTGTATTACATAAGTGTAAATGAAATTTAGGAAGCTAAACTAATGTATGGAATGCTGTTTTCTCTTAAATCCTTTGTGAGCAAAATATCACCATTGGACCCAAAGGAAGGGTTTCTGTATTACAAAACCAGTAAATACACGCTACATTATTTTGAAACACCATCTGGATTAAAGTTTGTATTAAATACTGATAATGCATCACAAAATGCTAGAGAATTATTGCAACAGTTATACAAAGAAGTAAGTGAACAACTTTTGAATCAAGATATTAATGCATATTTTTGGAAAAttcgtaaaatacgatactacATAAACAATCGCTTTTTTCAGGTATACTTGGAATACGTTGTCAAAAATCCTCTTTGTAAATTAAATGAACCTATTCAAAGCGAACTATTTAAACTGAAAGTAgatgaattatttaaaaaatctccTCTATTTTTAAGTAGATCAGTATAGTCTagcttatattattattaacaaaaaatgtATCATGTgtaaatacaaaaatttataTTATTCTGATTTCCAACTTTAATTCCATTCAACATTATCAAAGATTATATCATTTATCATTGGATATGTATAATACCATTAAATCTAAACAGTGTTAGAAATATGCTGTAATATGCTCTGCATTGATTACGTACTAAATAACTATGTTAATCTGTAAACAGTTCTTAGAAGGTATTTTACGAAACTTGTTCAAATCTTAATTgacatatttttaattaaaaagaagAGCAGTACTATAGAATGGTTGTACTACTGGAAATAAAATTTCATATCttatatattcaaaaatttaaattagGTGTTGTATTATACgttgttatatttatgaatTTACATTCATTAATGAAAGAAGCATCTTATATAATACACTTTTGTAATACAATAATTGTGATTATCATACAAAATGTACAGCGACTAAAGAAGCTTGGAGAAActaataataaacgttataaaaGTATAAGTTTATTTTTCGTAGACTTATGTATTTTGTTTTATAGTTACCTCTCGTCATGTTAACAAAACATACTCGtttaatttatatatttcaaACCATTATTTAAGGCATGTAAAAATATTGATAAAAATGCATAATGTTAAAAATTTGTCTACATGAAGCTTGCCCCTTCTTTACAATCCCCTCTATCTATTACTTATTCTACACTTATTCTAGGCACACTTTCAATATATGCCTCACTGAACTAAAAGCGTCTACTGAATTACATGTACAATGATGgcaacttatattatatttcacaatttaattttattaaattcatatattttttaccATACGTGCATATATAATAAGCTTTTTTCTTTTGGACGTATGACATTAGCTTATTCAAATGATAATACTACTACttataaacaaaaatatatatgtatacatataatagAGATACTTTTACAAAATTATGTACATATGTTTGAAGTTCATAAGAACTAAAGATTATAAATCTGTAGAACGTAATTCTCAAAAATATTTTCCTAAAGGTTTTTATGGTGATTGTTAGTGTACATTACAAGATTATGCAAGTGTatgtatatctatatatatatgtatatgggcAAGAAAAACAAAACCAAAGCTTTTTAACGTGATTATTAAAGCACCTGTAATGACTACGTGTAAATGATTCTCAGGATaaagataaataaatataagtGAAAAATAGTAAACTATCAGTGcctcatttataataaatgtcaATGTTTTTCTCTAAAACGCTGTTAACGTTCAACGCTGAGACATATTCATTACCTCCAGAAACGTTTGTCATTACTACACATATTTTTATACATCAAAGGACAACATTTAGAAAATCTATTCATATACAAAGACTCTTATGATACTTGTAAACATGAAAATGTGATTGACGAATTGACGAATGTCATGAATACAAAATGACGATTGTTATttgacataaaatgcaaattataaAGCGTTCACGACGTTTTTTATCATATTCGTTATTCCACTTTACGTTATATTCTAATGTGAAAGCTCACCAATTTGTAAACAGAACAAATCCAGTCCTCGCATTACGTACGTGTCGAATACCAGAATGCAATTTGTGGGTAGAGTTGTATTCACCCTTGCTTAAGGAAGTATTGGCACGAAACGAAAATTATTCGCATCAAAGTAACTTGAACTGCCTATAACGAAGTTGAGGCCTGTAAGTGTACGTATATGTAACATAGAAAGTAACATTATATATTACGATATATACACATACGTAAATAAAgtatacacacacacatacaccctCGGAGTATGAATCCTCATACTGCTTATACGTTCGATGTACTTCACTTCATAAAGGTAGATTCAACTTGTTCCCTCTATTGCACTCACAGTACATTTATACATGATGTGCATAAATATATAGTAAATCCAGCGCTTGATGCACACTCGCGATGTACACttaaatacatatatacatatatatgtaaatgCGCAATTTACATATCTCGTATTTAAAAATCACGTGTacgttataacaggaatactcagtctttgctttttgtattttctttaaGATTGGGAATCCTTTTCCGTATTATTGGTacctcctccatcttcagaagaAGGAAGAGGAGGAGCATCGTTATTTTGCGCTCCTACGGGAGCTGGTTCCTCTATCACCGACAATCGTTTCTCACGGTCTGAGGATACCGTAGAACTGTGGAAGAACACGTTTCTCAAAGTGGCAACATTAACTCGTTCTCGTGACGTCGTATCGTCCGCTAACGAATCCGTCTTTGATTCGCCGTTAGAATTTCTGAAAAGTAACATAGCGTTTAATTTACAGTTTGCTAGCATGTTACATAATCTCATTAGGCAAACTGTTTACTCGTACTTTACAGTTTTTTGAGCAGCTGTTTCTTGTTCCGCCTCCTTCATACGCTTACGTCTTATGGCACGTCGAATATCGATATAACTGTCAGGATCGTCAAATTTGAGTCGTTCAAATTCACCATCTTCTAAGCAGACAGTCCAGTTACTCCAGTCACTGCCTTGCCGATCTAACGTCACTTTGCGTCGAGCACGTTTTGCTAACCCTGGCTCTACCTCTTCGTTTTTAATGAAACATGAATTAAATGCCTCTTTGAGAGAGCTTAAAGACGTGGCTTGTCCAGCTGAGTCCATAGGTTCCCCGGCGTCTGATCCAGTCCCTTGTTCTCCTTCTGTAGCTTTTCTATGCCTGATGGAGGCGTCATCCATCTGAATGTTTAACataattgaaatattaataacTTGGAATCATTTACCTAAAGTGCACTATTTGATAATTAAGTTACATTCGAAAAACAATTCTTTTAAAAGGATAGATCTGgaaatttttctatttatttttattcagtGTTAGCAAGTTTTACCTCTAAATGCTGTAACATAGTTGTCAACCGTTTTACTTTAAAGGTGACATCATCCAAAGGAACGGATGCGTTCACAGACTTTTCTGACAAGCTAGTTATGGCAGAGGCAGTTTCGCTACATAAACTAAATCGCTGAGTAGATGTCACATCCGCTTGAACCTCCAATCTGTTCAGAAAAGAGATGCAAATTTTATAACAAATTCTCAAATAAAATGTTACCATTACTGGACTCCATAACGTAAATCAagaaattatgaaaaatattacgTAAAATGCGATGttagaaataataaaattagtaacgaattttataattctattaatgatcataattccgttataatatttaaatgaaCCCATTAATCGTAAGTACGCATTATGAGAGAAATATACTTCACCTCTGACCTCCCGGAAGGACACTCGAAGCTATACTTCCGGCAAGACTATTTCCGGCGAGGCTGGTGCCGGCGATGGCTACATTACTGGCACTCTCACGATCGTTCTCTCGACCCAACTTTTCTAATTGACTTCCACTGCCCAACGAAAGCGAGGCTTCTCCTATCGAAGGATTACCGCCACGATGACTCGCAACATCTATCGATGCTGCATCTGTGGTATACAATCACGCTTAAAAATTATTCTCACGTAATTTGTCCAtttgtaatcaattttcaaaaagAAGCTAAGTTGCTATAGCatcttaataaaattttaaaaacaaatcaaatcaattttatattttttaaaatacaaatctgTCTTTTTTGAATAGAATATAGAACATATTTTTTTAACGTTGGCTTGTAATTAATACAGAGAGGAACCACGATATTTATAGCGTTAAGCTGTAGTTACTCGCCCTGCATAATTCTCGGGTGATAAATTGACGTACTTACCTCCACCGTTACGGACACCCAGGGAACCCATCAACTCATTTTCATCGTCAAAGTCGAAGCGAACTCCAGTGCCGTTTGTGGAGACACCGCATCCTCCGTTTCGACAAAGGGAAACGGGCACTACGCCATACACGTAGAACAACAGAATTGGCACACCAATACCCACAGCCAATCCTGCAAGTACTGGTGACACTAAAACCTGTAAACGAAGAGGAGCTTATTTCCACACCTGCTTTAAATCCTTATCCTCGCAGATAAAAGAAGTATCTTAGTTTTTTAACGCTAAGTTCATTAAAGTTCCTAAATTCAGTATTTCGTAATtgttatttcaaaattaatcTCTATGTTACACACGGTTAAtaaaaaatcaaataaaaaGATATAGTGTGTTTAAATATAGCATGACTACTACTGGGTATAAAGTTGTAAAAATTGAGGGGAGACAAGAAGCCTGATAAAACACTGTAAACTTTCAACCGTGGTTGGGACCATTGTTGTGTAGTTTCATATCACAGGAAGTTTCTGAATGCGTGTTCCAGAATCCAGAATTACGGGTTTTCTTTTACAAAGCCCTTTTTCTCGCGcaagaaagaaagagaaaatgCATTTAATTTACGAAATAATTTAGCACCTTACAAAGATACTAATTCGTGTATAAATAATACATAGAAGCATGTAAATAGTGAATAAGAAATAACGTgttaatttatatttcaaaatcGGCCATAATTTTGCTCAGCAAACCTATTAAGTTTATGCAATAATTTTTTTTCAATTGCAAATACGGCTGAACATAAAAAGAAATAGGACGTACAGATTCATGAAATGCAAATGGTGCGAATGCAAAGTGAACAAAAAAGAAAGCTAGCTGCCTTGAAGAATTTATTACACAGTAATTCAGTTTTGTATGCAAATTTACTCCAAACCAATTCATAAGAGATCTTAcacaatttaaaaattattctcCAAACCTTAccaatgcaaaataaaaaatatacaagtACTTTTTCAAATACAGTGAAATAAGTGCATCAATTACTTCTTTCACGAATAAACCATGAAATACAAAAGAAGATATCACAAAGCGATCTCATGAaactgcatcttatgcttcgaatTACATCCTCTCCCTTTCCAAGCTTCCCTTACAATACACcccattataaaatacaaagaataaGCATTTCTGAAAATGAGTCACGATTCTCCCGAAGGAATCAGTAAACAAGATATAACAGGATAGACACCTCTCATTATACAATCGACATTCGATTCTGCCTCGTCTACAAATGCATCATCGATCCGACCAACACGCAACCATGAGATCTGCATGTGTAATTCCCGATCAGAATCAAATGAACCGCCTGTGCCATCCAACTTTTCCTTCCATCATCTCTCTCCCATCCCCAGCAAGGCAAGAGACACCCGACACCGTCTCGATCGCGTGACACACCCCCATGTAGGAAGGTCGCGGTGTTGCATAAAATTGAAGCGGGTCGTCGGACGGCGAGGCATGCCTCGTCGAGTTGTGCAACATGTCACGACGAGCCGAGGAGATTACCGGCGTCACAGAGCGATCTGTTTTCTGTAGATTTCCATCGAGCGTGGAAAGGAGCGTGGAGCCAGCGGAACAGGAGGCAGAGAAAGTACATGGCGGTGGACAGAAGGTGAGGGAGGCGCGGAAGGAAGGATATTGATCGGTGGGTAGGAGTGCGCGCATGGGAGATCCTCTCTGTCCCACCCTGCGGCCTGCATCCGCCTAGATGGGTGACGGTGGAACGTGCATCGTGTCAGTTGCTACTTTAAGATCCACATTGCGTTACAGCCAAAGAGTCCGACAGAGCAGAGCGTGGGGTTCGCGTAGAGTTGGTGCTTTGCGCCAAAGGGTGTGTCGCGGTGCCGTGGACATCCGAGTCCCGATGCGAGGACGTCGAACTACGCCGGCCTGAACGTTCGAGGACCGGTCGGCATAACAGGAAGTAGAGAAGGGACACGCGACGAATCCATTCATTCATTAGTGGCGATTTCGCGAGGCCTCGATCGTACACCGGGCTCTCTCATATATGTGAACCAGGCAAGAATAGGCGCGTTCTGCCTGTTATCGTTCCACGGTGCATATGCTTTATTAGCATCGACAGAGGGAGTCGAGGCACGTACGTCGGAAACACCACACTCCTTTCCCCCCCTTTGTTCTTTCCTCCccccttttttttttcaattggtCAACGACCATCGACACCACCGAGATTTACCTCGCACGTTGGACCGACCGAACGAGGGAAGACTTAGAGAGGCATGGCCAATTGGGAAACGAAAGACATGGAATCGGATTGGGAAGATACGGAAGATTCGTCGAGCGGAGCGGAGGAGCATAAGCCGGAGATTGATAAGGAGTTGCTTGATTGTATCCTAAAGGAATTTCACAAAGAACCGGTTAGTTCGGTAGTGGCTATGATTTGCAGTAAACAGTTGCCTGCGCGAATGTTTGCACAGCCGTTCATGCAGCTATGAATACTTGTTTAACAATGCGAATGCGACACGTTCAAAATGTAGCGTTGCAACTAATTCTTCTAAAGATCATTTAAAAATTCACCCGTAATGCACAGGTCACGATAACCGAGTGTCAAGTAAACCCGGGCTGTATGAGTAACGAAAGTGCGCTGAGCACTATAATTAGCGTTAAAGTCAAATACGTGTTGAACAACTCGAACACAGATCAGGACCTCTCTTTAATCGTGAAAGAACTTCCAAAAGATGCGTTCAGTCGATTCTTCGTTAACGAAGGCCAGTTCGATCTTCGAGAGATTAAGTTCTACACACAGGTAAGAGATTAACTATAATTTCATCTTTACCACGCAATTATTCGATGGGTACAATAACGAATCTAACTTTTTACATCAGGTTATGCCCGACTTGAAAGAATTCCAGAAGAAACAGCTGGCAGCACTAGGAGATAATTCAGATGAAAAGATTCCGCTATCGGTACCATTATGCTACCACGCACAGTACACGCCAGCAGAGGAAACAGAAGACAACATAACGACACCTGAATCGATTTTAGTGCTGCAAGATCTCCGTGACTCCGACTTCTGCAAAATCAAATTCCGAAAAGGAATGACGTTCGACCAAACCAAAGTGGCGTTACAAGCCATAGCGCGTATACACGCGCATTCGTTGGCGATGAAAGTTATCGAGGGACAGTCTCTGTCTGAACGTTACCCGTTTCTCTTTCAAACAGCGAAGGCAACAGATTCGTATCAGCAACTGGTCGAGCGTGGTTTACCGCAGCTtgcgaaatttttaaaaaacacCGGATTAGAAGAAATACTTGACGCCCTTCTTGTGTTACGACCCAAGACGAAGCACATAATATCGGCATTACTCGCGCCAGAGGGGCCACTGACGCTGATCACGCACACAGATTTCTGGAGTAACAATTTGCTGTTCCAAGAAGGACCTGA contains:
- the Bet5 gene encoding blocked early in transport 5, whose amino-acid sequence is MTIHNLYIFSKNGTLLYYAEWNRLNKSGITKEEEAKLMYGMLFSLKSFVSKISPLDPKEGFLYYKTSKYTLHYFETPSGLKFVLNTDNASQNARELLQQLYKEVYLEYVVKNPLCKLNEPIQSELFKLKVDELFKKSPLFLSRSV
- the LOC143183548 gene encoding E3 ubiquitin-protein ligase RNF19A, producing MFKENDNNSGGCSGVAPRARRLLPRFSLRRLLYSSPFIARRIVRTPSSTNRNTKAKEPASAKNTDVEKGEARVSNGSSQFQVQNTDLQRASSKGSVLSSAGKSNENGWLECPLCLAELPVDFFPVVQSCHHRSCYDCFQQYLKVEISESRVNIACPECSEPLHPNDIRMILNDQTQFEKYEDFMVRRVLAVEPDARWCPAPDCSFAVIASGCASCPKLRCGRPGCDSYFCYHCKARWHPNQTCDAARAQRTQYYERSSSLNFSQSDSQHRDDIKPCPSCQVFIMKMDDGSCNHMICSVCGAEFCWLCMKEISDLHYLSPSGCTFWGKKPWSRKKKILWQLGTLVGAPVGIGLAAGIAVPAMIIGIPVWVGKELYTRYEKANKHKRNAFIVGGVTASVLVSPVLAGLAVGIGVPILLFYVYGVVPVSLCRNGGCGVSTNGTGVRFDFDDENELMGSLGVRNGGDAASIDVASHRGGNPSIGEASLSLGSGSQLEKLGRENDRESASNVAIAGTSLAGNSLAGSIASSVLPGGQRLEVQADVTSTQRFSLCSETASAITSLSEKSVNASVPLDDVTFKVKRLTTMLQHLEMDDASIRHRKATEGEQGTGSDAGEPMDSAGQATSLSSLKEAFNSCFIKNEEVEPGLAKRARRKVTLDRQGSDWSNWTVCLEDGEFERLKFDDPDSYIDIRRAIRRKRMKEAEQETAAQKTVKNSNGESKTDSLADDTTSRERVNVATLRNVFFHSSTVSSDREKRLSVIEEPAPVGAQNNDAPPLPSSEDGGGTNNTEKDSQS
- the LOC143183814 gene encoding putative oxidoreductase dhs-27, giving the protein MANWETKDMESDWEDTEDSSSGAEEHKPEIDKELLDCILKEFHKEPVTITECQVNPGCMSNESALSTIISVKVKYVLNNSNTDQDLSLIVKELPKDAFSRFFVNEGQFDLREIKFYTQVMPDLKEFQKKQLAALGDNSDEKIPLSVPLCYHAQYTPAEETEDNITTPESILVLQDLRDSDFCKIKFRKGMTFDQTKVALQAIARIHAHSLAMKVIEGQSLSERYPFLFQTAKATDSYQQLVERGLPQLAKFLKNTGLEEILDALLVLRPKTKHIISALLAPEGPLTLITHTDFWSNNLLFQEGPDGLECCILDWQMVTYSRPTNDIALLIVSSLPTELRRKHTETFLDFYWETLTSTCSRLGVDIPKDLGYVREDLSKDYRRSQLLALLLCIGSIDVALGDPDTEQRLIDVLKDLHSEGVFTDETAIATSENDC